In Bradyrhizobium sp. 170, the DNA window GACGACCTCAGCAGATACGGACCTTTGTTCTGTTTCAGCTGTCCTTAATTTTGGAAATGCTTTCACCTCGGCTTTGCTGCCGGAAAGGTATCCGGCAGGCAATGCGCTTAGCTGTTCAATCTCTCGGGCTGGCAAGCATAGATCGTCGATGACCTGTTCCTTCGTTCTAACTTTCTCATCTAGGAGTGCTTCAAAGCCGCGACGCAACAATCGCGGTTCTTCAAATTTCAGAATGTTGTCTAGCGGTTCCTCACCGCGCCAGCCGCGACGATTGTAATTGATCCATAGTCGCTTAACCTGATCCGGACTTACAATTCCTATGTGCTCACATCTAACGATCATCATGGCAACGGACACTTTCCATCGCTCCTTGCGCGCCAGCATTCCGTCTAGAGTCGGAGCCCATAGCTCATCCACAAAGCTCTTTTCTGGTAGCAAAAAGGCCGCCGCGAAGCGATGAGCCTGTCCTTCAAGTAGCTTCCAGTCCGAAGTATTCTTGACGCGGCGGCGATCAACCTTCCTATGAAGCAGCAAATGAAAAAGCTCATGCGCCGCATCAAATCTCGATCTAACGGCACTCGCCTTGTCCTTCCCCAAAACGACAAACGGCGTTGAATAGGTCGATGACCATTGAGAGAATGCATCAAGGGAATCTGCCGCAACGTTGATGCGGGCAGTGATGATGCCGCTATTCTCCATTTCCAACAAAAGGTCTGGAATCGGCCCAGCACCAAAATTCCACCATTCGCGGCATTCCTGGGCGAGATGGTCAATCTGAGAGAAGGTCAGCGACTTAAAGTCGTCGGGAATATGAAAGCGCGGAAGATCCAACTTGGGAAATTCCAAGAATTGCTTTTGATACGTTGCAATCTCTTTCAACCAGCGGAGCCGAGGATAGCATCGTTCCCGCGCCATCTTGGTCGCGCTTGCGTTCGACCTCCAAAACAACGGACTGTCTTCGTCTTGAGCGGGACTGTTTAGAAAGAACGTTCTGGGGAAACCCAGTTTATCGCAGAGTCGGTCCATCACGTCGGCGCGCGGCGACTGAGGGCCGTTCTCGTATTGAGTGATAGCAACCGGCGAAACGTTGACCATTTCTGCCAGGGCGACTTTGGTCAGACCAAAGGCTTGGCGCGCTTCTGTAAGCCGCGCGCCAACGAATCCAAGGGTTCCTACCGTCATTTATTCCTCCGTTTCGCCCTTCTTTTTTGCGGGGCGCTTGATGAGTGGGCGCGCAATATCGCGTTGCGGAGCCTCAACTCCCATTTCGGCTTGTTCAAAACGAGCAATGATTTCCAAAACAGAATAGTTCAGGCCCCATGTTCGGTAGGTTTCGTCTGGAACGGCAAAGTTCAAAAAGCCAAGTCGCTGACCATTCTCATCGAAATTCTTTCCGGCAGGACCGTGAATGATAATTCCGTTGATCGACGCAACTGAAAATACCTTGGCATCGACATCGCCAAAGTCGAATTGAGGGGCACTCAAGAAAGTATTGACCGCAGAATGCGCTTCCCTGAATTTCGCGGGACGAGCAAAATCTGACGGCGTTTGGACATAAGCTTGCACCATCGAAACGCCGCCGCCGCGGACGAGCGTGTAATTCCAGCCGTTGATGCTGATCTTTTGACCATTCGATACCAGGCCGGTTTCGCTCGCGGCCCGCTGCAATGCAGTTTCAGCTACATAGAAGCGCTGATCGAGGAGATTTGCCGCCCTTTGATCCTCCAAAACGCGCGGATCGTTGATAACGGACTGATAGGAATCCTCGTATGCCCATTCCATGGCGTTCTGGAGCCGCTTCCAGAACGTCAGCTTCGTGTCCCGGACCATCGTGGACCAGAACGCCGCCACAATCTCTGCGTCAGTCATGCCGAATCTCTAGTTTGACAATCGATTTAAGTATGATGCACATTTCCTCACTAAAAGTAAAGTATGCCCTCTTGGGCACCTTCGGAACTTCAAAGTGTCTACAGGACCGCCTTTGGGATTGACATCGGCCGTTCTTATAACATATATCGCAAATATGACAAAAAATAACGACTTTGCGGCTCTCCTTCGTGCCACCCGGGCAAAACTCAACCTCACGCAGGAGCTGGTCGCCGAGCGGCTTGGTGTGTCATTCGCAACGGTGAACCGGTGGGAGGGCGGGACCAAGCCACAGAAGGCTGCTCAAGAGGTCATCCTGGCGTTGGCTGCGGAGGCTGGTGTCAGCGCTGAGGGCGAGGTTTCATCAATTGAGCCGGCGGCGGGAGTTACACGTCGTAGGCGAGGTGCGGCTCCGTTGTCGCCCTCGACCAAGCCGATGGAGCAAATGCTCTGGGATGCGGCCTGCTCGATCCGTGGCGAAAAGGATGCACCTAAGTTCAAAGATTACTTGTTGCCGTTGCTCTTTCTGAAGCGGCTTTCGGATGTGTTCGACGACGAAATCGCTCGGCTTGCCGAAGACTATGGCGAGCGCGCCACAGCGCTTGAAATTGCCGAGGGTGACCATTCACTCCTGCGCTTCTATCTGCCCCCCGAAGCCCGTTGGGGAGCAATTAGCGGGCGCGAAACGATCGATTGGCCACTGGACGAAAAGGGGCAAAGCACCAAGCCGAAGGACATCGGCGAACACTTGACCAAGGCCGCGCGCGCCGTCGTCAAACAGAACCCCCAGCTTTCCGGCGTGATTGATGTCGTCGACTTCGCCGCCGAGAGGAACGGCGAGCGCGATATTAACCCAGCGAAGCTGCGCCTCGTCGTCGAGACGTTCTCAGATCCGCGCTATCGCTTGGGGCTTGCCGATGTGCAGCCCGATTTCCTCGGCCGCGCTTATGAATATCTCCTGCGCAAGTTCGCGGAAGGCTCGGGCCAGAGCGCGGGTGAGTTCTTTACCCCGACCGAGGTCGGCCTCTTGATGGCGCATATCATGCGCCCTCGCCCTGGTGAGGAATGCCACGACTTCGCCTGCGGGTCGGCAGGTCTGCTGGTGAAGCTGCAACTCGTCGCTCGAGAACTCGATCCCACGGCTAAGGTGCCCCTAAAACTCACCGGCCAGGAACTCCAGGCCGAAAGCTACGCCGTTGCGCAGATGAACGGCATCATCCACGACATGGAAATCGAACTCGCCCGCGGCGATACGATGATCAATCCGAAATTTCGCACCAACGAAGGCAAGGTGCGGTCTTTCGATATCGTCGCCGCCAATCCGATGTGGAATCAGCCCTTTGCGCCGGACGTGTTCGCTAATGACCCGTTCGATCGCTTCCGCACCGCCGGCGGCGTCACTACCGGCAAGGGCGATTGGGCGTGGCTTCAGCACACGCTCGCCTGCCTCAACGACAATGGCCGTGCTGCCGTTGTCCTCGATACCGGCGCTGTCACGCGCGGCTCAGGCTCTAAGAACGACGATAAGGAACGCAATATCCGCAAATGGTTTGTCGATCATGATCTGATCGATGGCGTGATTCTGCTGCCCGAAAACCTGTTCTACAACACCAGCGCCGCCGGCGTGATCGTGGTGCTGAACAATCGTAAGCACGCGACGCGCAAGGACAAGATCGTCCTTCTGAATGCCAGCAAGCGGCTGAAAAAGGGCAAACCGAAGAACTACATTCCCGAGGAAGCCATTCGTCCCCTTGCAGCGGCGTATCTCAGAGGCGAGCCGGTCGATGGCGAAATCGCAGTCATTACGCGCCTGCAAGCCGAGGAAGCGGACTACAACTTGAGCCCCAGCCGGTGGGTCGGCCAAGCCGACGAATCAATCCATCGACCAATCAAGGAAATCGTCAGCGAGCTGTTGAGGCTTGACGATCAAACACGAGAGATAGATGGCATTCTTGCACGTATGTTGGTGCGTCTATGAAAAACGAGCGCTGGGAATGGCGTCCTTTGGGCGATCTGTTCGATATCGGCGCGGGCAAGACGATGTCCGCCGTCGCGCGAGATGGAATAGACAAGACGCCATTCCTTCGGACGTCAAACGTTCTTTGGGATGAAATCGATCTCTCCGTGGTCGATGAGATGGCAATTCCTCCGCATGAACTCCCTGGAAAATTGGTCCGTCCGGGCGACTTGCTGGTGTGTGAAGGGGGCGACATCGGCCGCGCAGCCATCTGGAATGGCGAAGTCGAAACGATGTCCTTTCAGAATCACCTTCACCGTCTGCGACCAAAAGCAGATGGTGTTGAGCCGCGGTTCTTTGTCTACTTCCTTCAGTGTGCATTTACCCAGCTAGGCATATTCGAAGGCGCAGGGAATAAGACGACGATCCCCAATCTTTCGCGAAACCGCCTCGCTGACCTAGAGGTGCCGCAGCCTCCAATTGGCGAACAAAGGGCGATCACACAGGCGTTGGCTTG includes these proteins:
- a CDS encoding XRE family transcriptional regulator — translated: MTVGTLGFVGARLTEARQAFGLTKVALAEMVNVSPVAITQYENGPQSPRADVMDRLCDKLGFPRTFFLNSPAQDEDSPLFWRSNASATKMARERCYPRLRWLKEIATYQKQFLEFPKLDLPRFHIPDDFKSLTFSQIDHLAQECREWWNFGAGPIPDLLLEMENSGIITARINVAADSLDAFSQWSSTYSTPFVVLGKDKASAVRSRFDAAHELFHLLLHRKVDRRRVKNTSDWKLLEGQAHRFAAAFLLPEKSFVDELWAPTLDGMLARKERWKVSVAMMIVRCEHIGIVSPDQVKRLWINYNRRGWRGEEPLDNILKFEEPRLLRRGFEALLDEKVRTKEQVIDDLCLPAREIEQLSALPAGYLSGSKAEVKAFPKLRTAETEQRSVSAEVVSLWDRKKTT
- a CDS encoding N-6 DNA methylase; this translates as MTKNNDFAALLRATRAKLNLTQELVAERLGVSFATVNRWEGGTKPQKAAQEVILALAAEAGVSAEGEVSSIEPAAGVTRRRRGAAPLSPSTKPMEQMLWDAACSIRGEKDAPKFKDYLLPLLFLKRLSDVFDDEIARLAEDYGERATALEIAEGDHSLLRFYLPPEARWGAISGRETIDWPLDEKGQSTKPKDIGEHLTKAARAVVKQNPQLSGVIDVVDFAAERNGERDINPAKLRLVVETFSDPRYRLGLADVQPDFLGRAYEYLLRKFAEGSGQSAGEFFTPTEVGLLMAHIMRPRPGEECHDFACGSAGLLVKLQLVARELDPTAKVPLKLTGQELQAESYAVAQMNGIIHDMEIELARGDTMINPKFRTNEGKVRSFDIVAANPMWNQPFAPDVFANDPFDRFRTAGGVTTGKGDWAWLQHTLACLNDNGRAAVVLDTGAVTRGSGSKNDDKERNIRKWFVDHDLIDGVILLPENLFYNTSAAGVIVVLNNRKHATRKDKIVLLNASKRLKKGKPKNYIPEEAIRPLAAAYLRGEPVDGEIAVITRLQAEEADYNLSPSRWVGQADESIHRPIKEIVSELLRLDDQTREIDGILARMLVRL